In the Theobroma cacao cultivar B97-61/B2 chromosome 1, Criollo_cocoa_genome_V2, whole genome shotgun sequence genome, one interval contains:
- the LOC18612038 gene encoding uncharacterized protein LOC18612038, with product METQKSQPEKQPSPASPAPVVASCRKKKNEEATFLEDFKDHIDEFINASMDEHKTCFKKTIQKMFGMSKIVAERSAESKEVESFLPLRTTVTK from the exons ATGGAAACACAAAAGAGTCAACCGGAAAAACAACCATCACCTGCTTCACCAGCACCAGTGGTGGCTTCATgtaggaagaaaaagaacgaGGAGGCCACCTTCCTTGAAGACTTTAAGGATCACATTGATGAGTTCATTAATGCATCAATGGATGAACACAAGACTTGCTTTAAGAAGACCATCCAAAAG ATGTTTGGAATGTCAAAAATTGTAGCAGAAAGGAGTGCTGAATCAAAGGAAGTTGAAAGTTTTTTGCCCCTTCGAACAACAGTGACAAAATAG
- the LOC18612037 gene encoding senescence-specific cysteine protease SAG39 — protein MAVANQHGCLCLAIIFIFGTNLVFQATSRTLPIQDSAMYERHEQWMAQYGRVYKDSNDKEKRFKIFKENVARIDAFNTANGKPYKLGINQFADLTNEEFTASRNRFKGHMCSNTAASFKYENVTAVPSAMDWRQKGAVTPVKDQGQCGCCWAFSAVAAMEGINMITTGKLISLSEQELVDCDTKGEDQGCQGGLMDDAFKFIQKNQGLTTETDYPYKGVDGTCNTNKEANHAAKINGYEDVPANSETVLLKAVANQPVSVAIDAGGFEFQFYSGGIFTGACGTQLDHGVTAVGYGVGDDGTKYWLVKNSWGTSWGEKGYIRMQRDVDAKEGLCGIAMEASYPTA, from the exons ATGGCGGTTGCAAACCAGCATGGATGTCTTTGTTTGGCCATAATCTTCATCTTTGGAACTAATTTAGTCTTTCAAGCCACTTCCCGCACTCTTCCGATCCAAGATTCAGCAATGTATGAGAGGCATGAGCAATGGATGGCACAGTATGGACGAGTCTACAAGGACAGCAACGACAAGGAAAAACGTTTCaagattttcaaagaaaatgtgGCTCGTATCGACGCTTTCAACACTGCTAATGGCAAGCCTTACAAGCTTGGCATCAACCAATTTGCAGATCTTACAAACGAAGAGTTCACAGCCTCTCGGAATAGATTCAAGGGCCACATGTGTTCCAACACAGCTGCTTCCTTCAAGTATGAAAACGTCACTGCAGTACCATCTGCCATGGACTGGAGACAGAAAGGAGCTGTAACACCCGTCAAGGACCAAGGCCAATGCG GGTGTTGTTGGGCGTTCTCGGCTGTGGCAGCAATGGAGGGGATCAACATGATTACAACCGGTAAGCTAATCTCTCTCTCTGAGCAGGAGTTGGTTGACTGTGACACCAAGGGCGAGGATCAAGGTTGTCAAGGTGGTCTGATGGATGATGCATTCAAGTTCATCCAGAAGAATCAAGGCCTAACCACTGAAACTGATTACCCCTACAAGGGAGTTGATGGGACTTGCAATACCAACAAGGAAGCTAACCACGCAGCCAAGATAAATGGATATGAAGATGTGCCTGCGAATAGTGAGACGGTATTATTGAAGGCTGTCGCCAATCAACCAGTTTCTGTTGCTATTGATGCTGGGGGTTTCGAATTCCAGTTTTACTCGGGTGGTATATTTACAGGAGCTTGTGGAACTCAGCTAGACCATGGTGTTACCGCTGTTGGTTATGGAGTTGGCGATGATGGGACTAAATATTGGCTGGTGAAGAACTCTTGGGGCACGAGCTGGGGTGAAAAGGGGTACATCAGGATGCAGAGAGATGTTGATGCAAAGGAAGGCCTCTGCGGTATAGCAATGGAAGCTTCTTACCCTACtgcataa
- the LOC18612034 gene encoding ketol-acid reductoisomerase, chloroplastic encodes MAAATSFSPSISTIPSPNSSSKTHKTLATPSTLGFLSSTSKSLSSLRATRLTSRNGCGSALASRMVSVPAVKPLTSLDFETSVFKKEKISLAGHDEYIVRGGRDLFKLLPDAFKGIKQIGVIGWGSQGPAQAQNLRDSLAEAKSDIVVKIGLRKGSRSFAEARAAGFSEENGTLGDIWETISGSDLVLLLISDAAQADSHEKIFSHMKPNSILGLSHGFLLGHLQSKGLDFPKNISVIAVCPKGMGPSVRRLYVQGKEINGAGINSSFGVHQDVDGRATDVALGWSVALGSPFTFATTLEQEYKSDIFGERGILLGAVHGLVECLFRRYTENGMSEDLAYKNTVECVTGIMSKTISTQGMLSVYNSFSEEGKKEFEAAYSASYYPCMDILYECYEDVASGSEIRSVVLAGQRFYEKDGLPAFPMGKIDQTRMWKVGERVRKSRPAGDLGPLYPFTAGVYVALMMAQIEILRKKGHSYSEIINESVIEAVDSLNPFMHARGVSFMVDNCSTTARLGSRKWAPRFDYILTQQALVAVDKGTPINQDLISNFLSDPVHGAIEVCAQLRPTVDISVPPDADFVRPELRQSGN; translated from the exons ATGGCGGCGGCTACTTCCTTCTCTCCCTCCATCTCCACTATCCCCTCTCCTAATTCTTCCTCCAAAACGCACAAAACCTTAGCTACCCCTTCTACTCTTGGCTTCTTGTCCTCTACTTCCAAATCCTTGAGTTCTCTCAGAGCTACCAGACTCACTTCCCGTAACGGCTGCGGCTCGGCTCTCGCCTCAAGGATGGTCTCCGTTCCTGCTGTTAAGCCTCTGACTTCTCTGGATTTCGAGACCTCCGTCTTCAAGAAGGAGAAAATCTCTCTTGCCGGTCACGACGAG TACATTGTGAGAGGAGGAAGGGATTTGTTCAAGTTGCTGCCCGATGCTTTCAAAGGAATTAAGCAGATTGGTGTTATTGGTTGGGGTTCACAG GGGCCTGCTCAAGCTCAAAATTTGAGGGATTCTCTTGCTGAAGCAAAATCTGATATTGTTGTCAAG attgGACTTAGGAAGGGTTCTCGTTCGTTTGCTGAAGCTCGAGCTGCTGGCTTCTCAGAAGAGAATGGCACTTTGGGTGACATATGGGAAACTATTTCTGGAAGTGATCTTGTGTTACTGTTGATTTCTGACGCTGCACAG GCGGACAGTCATGAGAAGATATTCTCCCACATGAAACCGAATAGCATCCTTGGGCTTTCCCATGGCTTTCTTCTTGGACATTTGCAGTCAAAGGGACTTGATTTCCCAAAGAACATTAGTGTAATTGCTGTGTGCCCCAAAGGAATGGGTCCATCTGTGAGGAGACTTTATGTTCAAGGCAAAGAGATCAATGGTGCTGGAATCAATTCCAGTTTTGGAGTTCATCAG GATGTTGATGGTAGAGCTACTGATGTTGCCTTGGGGTGGTCAGTTGCCCTTGGGTCTCCTTTCACTTTTGCTACTACTCTAGAGCAGGAGTACAAGAGTGACATTTTTGGGGAGCGGG GCATTCTACTCGGTGCGGTTCATGGACTTGTGGAGTGTTTATTTAGAAGATACACGGAAAATGGAATGAGTGAGGATCTTGCTTACAAAAACACTGTTGAATGCGTTACAGGAATTATGTCAAAGACCATCTCAACTCAG GGCATGTTGTCTGTGTACAATTCGTTTTCTGAAGAGGGCAAAAAGGAATTTGAGGCGGCCTATAGTGCCTCATATTATCCATGCATGGATATACTGTATGAGTGCTATGAAGATGTAGCCAGTGGAAGCGAAATCCGCAGTGTTGTCTTGGCTGGGCAACGCTTTTAT GAAAAGGATGGTCTACCAGCTTTTCCGATGGGGAAAATTGATCAAACTCGTATGTGGAAAGTTGGTGAGCGAGTCCGAAAGTCACGACCAGCAGGTGATCTAGGGCCATTATATCCATTTACAGCTGGTGTCTATGTGGCCTTGATGATGGCACAG ATTGAGATCTTGAGGAAGAAAGGGCACTCATACTCTGAGATCATCAATGAGAGTGTGATAGAGGCAGTGGATTCTTTAAATCCTTTTATGCATGCTCGTGGAGTTTCGTTCATGGTTGACAACTGCTCTACAACAGCACGATTGGGTTCAAGGAAATGGGCCCCTCGATTCGATTACATCCTTACCCAACAGGCTTTGGTGGCAGTTGATAAGGGCACCCCCATCAACCAAGATCTGATCAGCAACTTCCTGTCAGACCCGGTGCACGGTGCCATTGAAGTGTGTGCTCAGTTGAGGCCCACAGTTGACATTTCAGTGCCCCCAGATGCTGATTTTGTGCGACCAGAGTTGCGTCAATCTGGCAATTGA
- the LOC18612035 gene encoding ketol-acid reductoisomerase, chloroplastic: MLSVSTPSMNPPASLDFHTSVFNKEKVSLAGHHEYIVKGGRNLFKLLPDAFKGIKQIGVIGWGSQGPAQAQNLRDSLAEAKSDIVVKVGLRKGSHSFAEARAAGFTEDNGTLGEIWETISGSDLVLLLISDAAQADNCEKIFSHMKPKSILGLSHGFLLGHLQSMGLDFPKNISVIAVCPKGMGPSVRRLYVQGKEINGAGINSSFAVHQDVDGRATDVALGWSVALGSPFTFATTLEQEYKSDIFGERGILLGAVHGIVEALFRRYTENGMSEDLAYKNTVECITGIISKTISTQGMLAVYNSFSEEGRKEFETAYSTSYYPCMDILYECYEDVACGNEIRSVVLAGRRFYEKDGLPAFPMGKIDQTRMWKVGEQVRRARLAGDLGPLYPFTAGVYLALMMAQIEILRKKGHSYSEIINESVIESVDSLNPFMHARGVSFMVDNCSTTARLGSRKWAPRFDYILTQQALVAVDNGTPIDQDLISNFLSDPVHGAIEVCAQLRPTVDISVPPDADFVRPELRQSS; this comes from the exons ATGCTTTCGGTTTCGACGCCTAGTATGAATCCTCCGGCATCGCTCGACTTCCACACCTCTGTTTTCAACAAGGAGAAGGTCTCCCTTGCTGGTCACCATGAG TACATTGTGAAAGGTGGAAGAAATTTGTTCAAGCTGCTGCCTGACGCTTTCAAGGGGATTAAACAGATTGGCGTTATTGGGTGGGGTTCTCAG GGACCAGCTCAAGCTCAAAATTTAAGAGATTCCCTTGCAGAAGCAAAATCTGATATTGTTGTCAAG GTTGGACTTAGGAAGGGTTCTCATTCTTTTGCCGAAGCTCGTGCTGCTGGTTTCACTGAAGATAATGGAACACTGGGTGAAATATGGGAAACTATTTCTGGCAGCGATCTTGTGTTACTTTTGATATCTGATGCTGCACAG GCTGACAATTGTGAGAAAATATTCTCACACATGAAACCAAAAAGCATACTTGGTCTCTCACATGGCTTTCTTCTTGGGCATTTGCAATCTATGGGACTTGATTTCCCAAAAAACATCAGCGTAATTGCGGTTTGTCCCAAAGGAATGGGTCCATCAGTAAGGAGACTCTATGTTCAAGGCAAAGAGATCAATGGTGCTGGTATTAATTCCAGTTTTGCAGTCCACCAg GATGTTGATGGTCGAGCTACTGATGTTGCACTTGGCTGGTCAGTTGCTCTTGGTTCGCCTTTCACATTTGCTACTACTTTAGAGCAGGAGTACAAGAGTGACATCTTTGGGGAACGAG GCATTTTGCTTGGTGCGGTTCATGGCATTGTGGAGGCCTTATTTAGAAGATACACAGAAAATGGAATGAGTGAGGACCTGGCTTACAAGAATACTGTTGAATGCATAACAGGAATTATATCAAAGACAATTTCAACTCAg GGCATGTTGGCTGTGTACAATTCTTTTTCTGAAGAGGGACGGAAGGAATTTGAGACTGCATATAGTACTTCATATTATCCATGCATGGATATCTTGTATGAGTGCTATGAAGATGTAGCTTGTGGGAATGAAATCCGCAGTGTTGTCTTGGCTGGGCGGCGTTTTTAT GAAAAGGATGGGCTCCCAGCCTTCCCAATGGGTAAAATTGATCAGACACGCATGTGGAAAGTTGGAGAACAAGTACGGAGGGCAAGACTAGCAGGTGATTTAGGACCATTATATCCATTTACAGCTGGTGTTTATTTGGCATTAATGATGGCCCAG ATTGAGATCCTGAGGAAGAAAGGGCACTCCTACTCTGAGATCATTAATGAAAGTGTGATAGAGTCAGTGGATTCATTGAATCCATTTATGCATGCTCGTGGAGTTTCCTTTATGGTTGACAACTGCTCCACAACTGCACGATTGGGATCAAGAAAATGGGCTCCTAGGTTCGATTACATCCTTACCCAACAGGCCCTGGTGGCAGTGGACAATGGCACTCCCATCGACCAAGATTTGATCAGCAACTTTCTGTCAGATCCTGTACATGGAGCCATTGAAGTCTGTGCTCAGTTGAGGCCTACAGTTGATATTTCAGTGCCCCCAGATGCTGATTTTGTGCGACCTGAGTTGCGTCAATCAAGTTAG